One Myxococcales bacterium genomic region harbors:
- a CDS encoding DUF262 domain-containing protein produces MNHEASFLKDPTVVFMTELLADVKKGIVQLPRFQRASVWTEDQRLDLLDSVRKGIPIGAIMLWRTNMPVAARRWIGPHWIPAASSTGSHQYILDGGQRIASLLGALYEEASSAPGDDDGDAPGPDEVFSFYYDLKEECFVPRRQEQKVAPYWLPLPDTLNTVALLKFQRGLTGPDADEWVARADALATRFRAYKVPVILLASDDVEFATTTFRRVNSTATPMSDLDMVSALVWSPTFDLEKLLREERERLEPPFWQKVDDETWLRCIKAILGLDLYADTDKVQRALSANPDSIPRSRDGLNRVAEFLCAECRVASPELVPYRHQIPLLVQAFAISPCPDANLRKRLAAWFWLTTYAGIFSGISGGGLTRAQSDMEELARDVTLRWPKKAPFKREPMPIRFDFRHARARALATSLARERSEGPVELGLYGAAAMVQLVTTGAHRSSPGNRFFSPHHQRKELVALLRGNAEERRLHHVSDAAWEAFEANAVDDFVRRRTLDLEAMEEEFVRGFASLLVPGVSESA; encoded by the coding sequence ATGAACCACGAAGCAAGTTTCCTTAAAGACCCGACCGTAGTCTTCATGACCGAGCTTCTCGCTGATGTGAAGAAAGGCATTGTGCAGCTGCCTCGTTTTCAGCGGGCGAGCGTGTGGACGGAGGACCAGCGCCTCGATCTTCTTGATAGTGTTCGCAAGGGGATTCCTATCGGGGCGATAATGCTTTGGCGCACGAATATGCCCGTCGCCGCTCGCCGATGGATAGGCCCTCACTGGATTCCCGCGGCATCGTCGACGGGGTCACACCAGTACATACTCGACGGAGGTCAACGGATTGCCTCGTTGCTTGGCGCGCTCTATGAGGAGGCCTCGTCAGCTCCAGGCGATGACGATGGGGATGCTCCGGGACCGGACGAAGTCTTTAGCTTCTACTACGATTTAAAGGAAGAGTGCTTTGTACCGCGCAGGCAGGAACAGAAGGTGGCGCCTTACTGGCTACCGCTGCCAGATACCCTCAACACGGTAGCTTTGCTAAAGTTTCAACGAGGGCTTACTGGACCCGATGCCGACGAGTGGGTCGCACGTGCCGACGCGCTTGCGACTCGCTTTCGTGCATACAAGGTCCCGGTGATACTGCTGGCATCCGATGACGTCGAGTTCGCCACCACGACGTTCCGTCGCGTGAACAGCACTGCTACCCCGATGAGCGACCTTGACATGGTGAGCGCTCTGGTATGGAGCCCGACGTTCGACCTGGAAAAGTTGCTTCGCGAGGAGCGGGAACGCCTCGAACCTCCGTTTTGGCAGAAAGTCGATGACGAAACCTGGCTCCGGTGCATAAAGGCAATTCTCGGGCTCGACCTCTATGCTGACACGGACAAGGTTCAGCGCGCACTTTCAGCAAATCCAGATTCTATACCGCGTAGTCGAGATGGCCTAAATCGTGTTGCAGAGTTTCTGTGCGCCGAGTGTCGGGTAGCGTCGCCAGAGCTGGTTCCGTATCGGCACCAAATACCACTTCTTGTCCAGGCGTTCGCGATCTCTCCCTGCCCCGACGCAAACCTGCGCAAGCGACTTGCTGCGTGGTTCTGGCTCACCACCTATGCCGGGATCTTCTCTGGAATCAGTGGAGGCGGCCTCACTCGGGCGCAGTCAGACATGGAGGAATTGGCGCGAGATGTCACGCTGCGATGGCCGAAGAAGGCGCCTTTCAAGCGAGAGCCTATGCCGATACGGTTCGACTTTCGCCACGCGCGTGCACGAGCGTTGGCGACATCACTCGCTCGAGAACGCTCGGAAGGTCCGGTTGAGTTGGGGCTTTACGGTGCCGCAGCCATGGTACAACTTGTCACAACCGGGGCTCATCGGTCGAGCCCAGGGAATCGCTTCTTTTCCCCGCATCATCAGCGGAAGGAACTCGTTGCGCTTCTTCGTGGCAATGCCGAGGAACGAAGGCTCCACCACGTTTCGGACGCAGCGTGGGAGGCCTTTGAGGCCAATGCTGTTGATGACTTTGTGCGTCGCCGCACGTTAGACCTTGAGGCGATGGAGGAAGAGTTCGTGAGGGGATTCGCAAGCCTATTGGTTCCAGGAGTATCGGAGAGCGCCTAG